Proteins from a genomic interval of Pseudomonas paeninsulae:
- the cysZ gene encoding sulfate transporter CysZ: MPAPVLSGPQYLRDGLKLVLSPGLRLFVLLPLAINLILFVALVGFAVQQFSGWVDAFMPSLPSWLSFLEYILWPLFVVLVLLMVFFTFTMLANIIAAPFNGFLAEKVEVVVRGEDTLPPFSWAELLAMVPRTLGREMRKLGYFLPRAIGLLILTFIPVVNLVAAPLWLLFGVWMMAIQYIDYPADNNKMSWPDMLAWLREKRWQSLGFGGITYAMLLIPGVNILMMPAAVAGATLFWVREGGERALTPAR; the protein is encoded by the coding sequence ATGCCTGCTCCTGTACTATCCGGCCCGCAATACCTCAGAGATGGCCTGAAACTGGTGCTGAGCCCGGGTTTGCGGCTGTTCGTGTTGCTGCCGTTGGCGATCAACCTGATCCTCTTCGTTGCCTTGGTCGGTTTTGCCGTGCAGCAGTTCAGCGGTTGGGTCGATGCCTTTATGCCAAGCCTGCCAAGTTGGCTGAGCTTCCTCGAGTACATCCTCTGGCCACTGTTCGTGGTGCTGGTGCTGCTGATGGTGTTCTTCACCTTCACCATGCTGGCCAATATCATCGCCGCACCGTTCAACGGCTTTCTCGCCGAGAAGGTCGAAGTGGTGGTGCGCGGCGAAGACACCCTGCCGCCCTTCAGTTGGGCCGAACTGCTGGCCATGGTGCCGCGCACCCTGGGCCGTGAGATGCGCAAATTGGGGTACTTCCTGCCGCGCGCCATCGGCCTGCTGATCCTCACCTTCATCCCGGTGGTCAACCTGGTCGCCGCGCCGCTGTGGCTGCTGTTCGGCGTGTGGATGATGGCCATCCAATACATCGACTACCCGGCGGATAACAACAAGATGAGCTGGCCGGACATGCTCGCCTGGCTGCGCGAGAAGCGCTGGCAGAGCCTGGGGTTCGGTGGCATCACCTACGCGATGCTGCTGATTCCCGGAGTCAATATCCTGATGATGCCGGCGGCGGTGGCCGGCGCCACCCTGTTCTGGGTGCGCGAAGGTGGCGAACGGGCACTGACGCCCGCCCGCTGA
- a CDS encoding sterol desaturase/SRPBCC family protein: MSHNNNAQAFRIRYRSDIHPRYNPWLHAVFVLVYGAACLSFLWRSLDQVAVWQWLLVPLTLVFFSWGEYMVHKHLGHHKTRFGKLFYKRHTGDHHSFFVEGQMRYETPRDWRVILFPAWLIVLYSLPLFGAWWLLARIDGNLAALVVGSMLSGYLAYEVMHACEHLPAEHPLSHLPGISQMRRLHALHHRRDLMHSHNFGIVHPLMDWLYGTLHWQPLPVCEQVRMQHAVYIERPANAVLAYAATPTHWPEWHPSSLRIEGRDGVLVTGDGFEEDIHAGRRFGHLRWEVLDHQAGRRWQARAWGDQGLELLVTYECQAEHGGTRFVRTLDYGFRGLGMQLVNRLLLRRRIEQESERSLQALREVVERRLPAS; encoded by the coding sequence ATGAGCCACAACAACAATGCCCAGGCGTTCCGCATTCGCTACCGGAGCGATATTCATCCGCGGTACAACCCCTGGCTGCATGCCGTCTTCGTCCTCGTCTACGGCGCCGCCTGCCTGTCATTCCTGTGGCGCTCCCTGGATCAGGTGGCCGTCTGGCAATGGCTGCTGGTGCCGCTGACCCTGGTGTTCTTCAGTTGGGGCGAATATATGGTGCACAAGCACCTGGGGCATCACAAGACTCGCTTCGGCAAGCTCTTCTACAAGCGCCATACCGGCGACCACCACAGCTTTTTCGTCGAGGGCCAGATGCGCTACGAGACGCCGCGCGACTGGCGGGTAATCCTGTTTCCCGCCTGGCTGATCGTGCTCTACAGCCTGCCGCTGTTCGGCGCCTGGTGGTTGCTGGCGCGAATCGACGGCAACCTGGCCGCGCTGGTCGTTGGCAGCATGCTGTCCGGCTACCTGGCTTATGAGGTGATGCACGCGTGCGAACACCTGCCTGCCGAACATCCGCTCTCGCACCTGCCTGGGATTTCCCAGATGCGCCGGCTGCATGCGCTGCATCACCGCCGCGACCTGATGCATAGCCACAACTTCGGCATCGTCCATCCGCTGATGGACTGGCTGTACGGGACCTTGCATTGGCAGCCGCTACCCGTCTGCGAGCAGGTGCGCATGCAGCATGCGGTGTACATCGAACGGCCGGCCAATGCGGTGCTGGCTTATGCCGCCACGCCGACGCACTGGCCCGAATGGCATCCGTCGTCCCTGCGTATCGAGGGGCGTGACGGCGTGCTGGTGACCGGTGACGGTTTCGAGGAGGACATCCATGCAGGCCGCCGCTTCGGTCACCTGCGCTGGGAAGTGCTCGATCATCAGGCCGGCCGGCGCTGGCAGGCCAGGGCCTGGGGCGATCAGGGTTTGGAACTGCTGGTGACCTACGAGTGCCAAGCGGAGCACGGTGGCACCCGCTTCGTGCGGACTCTGGATTACGGCTTTCGTGGCCTCGGGATGCAGTTGGTCAATCGCCTGCTGCTACGCCGGCGCATCGAGCAGGAGTCTGAGCGCTCCCTGCAGGCGCTGCGCGAAGTGGTCGAGCGCCGCTTGCCCGCAAGTTGA